A stretch of the Hypomesus transpacificus isolate Combined female chromosome 12, fHypTra1, whole genome shotgun sequence genome encodes the following:
- the ahr2 gene encoding aryl hydrocarbon receptor 2 isoform X1, producing the protein MLGNVALYAAKKRKKPVQKVPKPNNHDGIKSNPSKRHRDRLNGELDKLTNLLPFSDDVRARLDKLSVLRLSVGYLKVKSYFSATMKKNSSMWGGNRLTNLATTATSLDGVNFSEGDLLLQALNGFILVVTAEGYVFYSSPTIQDYLGFHQSDVVHQSVFELIHTDDRAIFRRELHFALNPNQFEGEQGSEVATQDNSSEITSNIVSYNPDQLPPENSSFLERSFVCRFRCLLDNSSGFLALNFHGRLKYLQGQTKVSEDGTISHPQLALFVIATPLQPPSILEIRAKTLLFQTKHKLDFSPLGIDTRGKVVLGYSEIELCMRGSGYQFIHAADMMYCADNHVKMIKTGESGLTVFRLLTKGGTWVWVQANARLVYKNGRPDFIVARQRALTNEEGEEHLHVRRLQLPFNFATGEGVLYEVGPSLDIADIPTQCKAPKIRKVVEDLSLDPSSLLASLLHQDQSFYRQTSDPNSMSALNDVAFKDSHALTSVPGDTWQHPPAKPSALLKEEATLQDMMETLQQIIGDDSVCSTLDVDPVELKDWENTLLKVNTMNANSCELPDDFNEILSNDIFSYVEDHLLQVSGLQRPGELPSPGDLGNPLLEPLTCLPILDLQPPLLPGNQNFNWTMEPQSQFLGNRGPGPIGGTMKLTHIGPHVGSGALNGPLQPTATNSTFSLSLGGVDPRLNTPNSLGLKTQAGFNPALEGSCSRIQNTLMQSLQASQVQSSSPWLNGLGSGSLRQMQPGSQTTGRQLHPSAVTVPIQNFVQQGVPTQAMGFQNSGKQSNHLGPCQENQWMPSISKSAMLETYGQSISSQQDIIVDPLSRANCLQENVSLQTQNSLNQRHPWQQQREQQRQLQQPQQLPISLQNGHKAMDGRFNKVPEFQRDSLPGQVPQNSQHYQAMYQAQMHPSVAFTPLEDLGTQSMVPSNSCMFQSQPPVPVNKVHGSITGLGSLGPSCQRMKAPESQSSSQASCYFQRNPNPGGPAAETSAGPQEDTAINPLSCQLTPGLPTDSLLSQQHYLNCIPHTQIKSSPKEENGLFPLPTLPSQTTYFSENSQTNCGDF; encoded by the exons CCACCATGAAGAAAAACAGCTCCATGTGGGGAGGGAACAGACTgaccaacctggcaaccacgGCCACCTCCTTGGACGGAGTCAACTTCTCTGAGGGGGATCTCCTGTTGCAG GCCCTGAACGGCTTCATCCTAGTGGTCACGGCAGAGGGCTATGTCTTCTACTCCTCTCCCACCATCCAGGACTACCTCGGCTTCCACCAG TCGGACGTGGTCCACCAGAGTGTGTTTGAGCTGATCCACACGGACGACAGAGCCATATTCAGGAGGGAGCTGCACTTCGCCCTCAACCCCAATCAGTTTGAGGGGGAGCAGGGCTCCGAGG TAGCCACACAGGACAACAGCAGTGAAATCACCAGCAACATTGTGAGCTACAACCCTGACCAGCTTCCTCCTGAGAACTCCTCCTTCCTGGAGAGAAGCTTCGTCTGTCGCTTCCGCTGTCTCCTAGACAACTCCTCGGGATTCCTG GCCCTAAACTTCCATGGGCGTCTGAAGTACCTCCAAGGCCAGACCAAGGTGTCCGAGGACGGGACCATAAGCCACCCCCAGCTGGCCTTGTTTGTCATCGCCACCCcgctccagcccccctccatcCTGGAGATCCGGGCCAAGACTCTGCTCTTCCAGACCAAGCACAAGCTGGACTTCTCACCCTTGGGCATAGACACCAG GGGGAAGGTGGTCTTGGGCTACAGCGAGATCGAGCTGTGCATGCGTGGCTCAGGATACCAGTTCATCCACGCAGCTGACATGATGTACTGTGCAGACAACCATGTGAAAA TGATTAAGACAGGGGAAAGCGGCCTCACCGTGTTCCGGCTGCTGACCAAAGGGGGGACCTGGGTGTGGGTTCAGGCCAACGCCCGGCTGGTCTACAAGAACGGCAGGCCCGACTTCATAGTCGCACGACAGAGAGCTCTGAC aAATGAAGAAGGCGAGGAGCATCTCCATGTGAGACGACTGCAGCTGCCCTTTAACTTTGCCACGGGGGAGGGAGTTCTGTACGAGGTGGGCCCCTCCCTGGACATTGCAGACATCCCCACTCAGTGCAAAGCCCCCAAGATCAGGAAGGTGGTGGAGGACTTGTCCCTGGACCCCAGctctctcctggcctccctcctccaccaggaCCAGTCTTTCTACCGGCAAACCAGCGATCCCAACTCCATGTCTGCCCTCAACGACGTGGCCTTCAAAGACAGCCACGCTCTCACCAGCGTGCCCGGAGATACCTGGCAGCATCCGCCGGCCAAGCCCAGCGCCCTGCTGAAGGAGGAGGCCACCCTCCAGGACATGATGGAGACCCTGCAGCAGATCATCGGGGACGATAGCGTGTGCTCCACCTTGGACGTGGACCCCGTGGAGCTGAAGGACTGGGAGAACACCCTGCTGAAGGTGAACACCATGAACGCCAACAGCTGTGAACTCCCCGACGACTTCAACGAAATCCTCAGCAATGACATCTTTTCCTACGTGGAGGAtcacctcctccaggtgagtGGTCTTCAAAGACCTGGCGAGCTCCCCTCTCCAGGGGACCTTGGTAACCCTCTCCTGGAGCCCCTAACCTGCCTCCCTATCCTGGATCTGCAGCCCCCACTGCTACCTGGGAACCAGAACTTCAACTGGACCATGGAGCCACAGAGCCAGTTCCTGGGGAACAGAGGGCCTGGTCCTATTGGGGGCACGATGAAGCTGACGCACATAGGTCCCCATGTGGGCTCTGGAGCTCTGAACGGCCCCCTTCAGCCGACAGCCACAAACAGCACTTTCTCCCTGTCACTGGGAGGAGTTGACCCTCGGCTCAACACTCCTAACAGCTTGGGGCTGAAGACCCAAGCAGGGTTCAACCCTGCCCTGGAGGGGTCATGTTCCCGGATCCAAAACACACTTATGCAGAGCCTCCAGGCCTCCCAGGTTCAGTCCAGCTCTCCGTGGCTGAACGGTCTCGGTTCTGGTTCTCTGAGGCAGATGCAGCCAGGCTCTCAAACCACTGGTAGGCAGCTCCACCCGAGCGCAGTGACTGTTCCAATTCAGAACTTTGTGCAGCAGGGAGTACCTACTCAAGCAATGGGCTTTCAGAACTCTGGGAAGCAATCAAACCACCTTGGCCCCTGTCAGGAAAACCAGTGGATGCCATCTATCTCCAAATCAGCCATGTTGGAAACGTATGGCCAGAGTATTTCAAGTCAGCAGGATATCATTGTCGATCCTTTATCCAGAGCTAACTGCTTACAAGAAAACGTTTCCCTTCAGACCCAGAACAGCTTGAATCAAAGACATCCTTGGCAGCAACAGCGAGAACAACAACGACAGCTGCAGCAGCCACAGCAGCTGCCCATATCGTTACAAAACGGACACAAAGCCATGGACGGACGTTTTAACAAGGTGCCTGAATTCCAAAGAGACTCTCTTCCGGGACAGGTTCCCCAGAACTCTCAGCACTACCAGGCCATGTACCAGGCTCAAATGCACCCCAGTGTGGCTTTCACTCCTCTTGAAGATTTAGGGACCCAGTCTATGGTTCCTTCCAACAGCTGTATGTTCCAGAGCCAGCCCCCAGTCCCTGTCAACAAAGTGCACGGAAGCATCACAGGCCTGGGCTCCTTGGGCCCTTCCTGTCAGAGGATGAAGGCCCCCGAAAGCCAGAGCTCCTCTCAGGCATCCTGTTACTTCCAGAGGAACCCCAACCCTGGTGGTCCTGCAGCGGAAACGTCCGCCGGCCCTCAGGAAGACACCGCCATCAACCCCCTGTCCTGTCAGCTGACACCAGGTCTCCCCACCGACAGCCTGCTGTCTCAGCAGCACTACCTCAACTGCATCccgcacacacag ATCAAGAGTAGTCCAAAGGAGGAAAATGGGTTGTTTCCCCTTCCAACTTTGCCAAGTCAAACTACATATTTCTCAGAGAACAGTCAAACAAACTGCGGTGACTTCTAG
- the ahr2 gene encoding aryl hydrocarbon receptor 2 isoform X2, with product MLGNVALYAAKKRKKPVQKVPKPNNHDGIKSNPSKRHRDRLNGELDKLTNLLPFSDDVRARLDKLSVLRLSVGYLKVKSYFSATMKKNSSMWGGNRLTNLATTATSLDGVNFSEGDLLLQALNGFILVVTAEGYVFYSSPTIQDYLGFHQSDVVHQSVFELIHTDDRAIFRRELHFALNPNQFEGEQGSEATQDNSSEITSNIVSYNPDQLPPENSSFLERSFVCRFRCLLDNSSGFLALNFHGRLKYLQGQTKVSEDGTISHPQLALFVIATPLQPPSILEIRAKTLLFQTKHKLDFSPLGIDTRGKVVLGYSEIELCMRGSGYQFIHAADMMYCADNHVKMIKTGESGLTVFRLLTKGGTWVWVQANARLVYKNGRPDFIVARQRALTNEEGEEHLHVRRLQLPFNFATGEGVLYEVGPSLDIADIPTQCKAPKIRKVVEDLSLDPSSLLASLLHQDQSFYRQTSDPNSMSALNDVAFKDSHALTSVPGDTWQHPPAKPSALLKEEATLQDMMETLQQIIGDDSVCSTLDVDPVELKDWENTLLKVNTMNANSCELPDDFNEILSNDIFSYVEDHLLQVSGLQRPGELPSPGDLGNPLLEPLTCLPILDLQPPLLPGNQNFNWTMEPQSQFLGNRGPGPIGGTMKLTHIGPHVGSGALNGPLQPTATNSTFSLSLGGVDPRLNTPNSLGLKTQAGFNPALEGSCSRIQNTLMQSLQASQVQSSSPWLNGLGSGSLRQMQPGSQTTGRQLHPSAVTVPIQNFVQQGVPTQAMGFQNSGKQSNHLGPCQENQWMPSISKSAMLETYGQSISSQQDIIVDPLSRANCLQENVSLQTQNSLNQRHPWQQQREQQRQLQQPQQLPISLQNGHKAMDGRFNKVPEFQRDSLPGQVPQNSQHYQAMYQAQMHPSVAFTPLEDLGTQSMVPSNSCMFQSQPPVPVNKVHGSITGLGSLGPSCQRMKAPESQSSSQASCYFQRNPNPGGPAAETSAGPQEDTAINPLSCQLTPGLPTDSLLSQQHYLNCIPHTQIKSSPKEENGLFPLPTLPSQTTYFSENSQTNCGDF from the exons CCACCATGAAGAAAAACAGCTCCATGTGGGGAGGGAACAGACTgaccaacctggcaaccacgGCCACCTCCTTGGACGGAGTCAACTTCTCTGAGGGGGATCTCCTGTTGCAG GCCCTGAACGGCTTCATCCTAGTGGTCACGGCAGAGGGCTATGTCTTCTACTCCTCTCCCACCATCCAGGACTACCTCGGCTTCCACCAG TCGGACGTGGTCCACCAGAGTGTGTTTGAGCTGATCCACACGGACGACAGAGCCATATTCAGGAGGGAGCTGCACTTCGCCCTCAACCCCAATCAGTTTGAGGGGGAGCAGGGCTCCGAGG CCACACAGGACAACAGCAGTGAAATCACCAGCAACATTGTGAGCTACAACCCTGACCAGCTTCCTCCTGAGAACTCCTCCTTCCTGGAGAGAAGCTTCGTCTGTCGCTTCCGCTGTCTCCTAGACAACTCCTCGGGATTCCTG GCCCTAAACTTCCATGGGCGTCTGAAGTACCTCCAAGGCCAGACCAAGGTGTCCGAGGACGGGACCATAAGCCACCCCCAGCTGGCCTTGTTTGTCATCGCCACCCcgctccagcccccctccatcCTGGAGATCCGGGCCAAGACTCTGCTCTTCCAGACCAAGCACAAGCTGGACTTCTCACCCTTGGGCATAGACACCAG GGGGAAGGTGGTCTTGGGCTACAGCGAGATCGAGCTGTGCATGCGTGGCTCAGGATACCAGTTCATCCACGCAGCTGACATGATGTACTGTGCAGACAACCATGTGAAAA TGATTAAGACAGGGGAAAGCGGCCTCACCGTGTTCCGGCTGCTGACCAAAGGGGGGACCTGGGTGTGGGTTCAGGCCAACGCCCGGCTGGTCTACAAGAACGGCAGGCCCGACTTCATAGTCGCACGACAGAGAGCTCTGAC aAATGAAGAAGGCGAGGAGCATCTCCATGTGAGACGACTGCAGCTGCCCTTTAACTTTGCCACGGGGGAGGGAGTTCTGTACGAGGTGGGCCCCTCCCTGGACATTGCAGACATCCCCACTCAGTGCAAAGCCCCCAAGATCAGGAAGGTGGTGGAGGACTTGTCCCTGGACCCCAGctctctcctggcctccctcctccaccaggaCCAGTCTTTCTACCGGCAAACCAGCGATCCCAACTCCATGTCTGCCCTCAACGACGTGGCCTTCAAAGACAGCCACGCTCTCACCAGCGTGCCCGGAGATACCTGGCAGCATCCGCCGGCCAAGCCCAGCGCCCTGCTGAAGGAGGAGGCCACCCTCCAGGACATGATGGAGACCCTGCAGCAGATCATCGGGGACGATAGCGTGTGCTCCACCTTGGACGTGGACCCCGTGGAGCTGAAGGACTGGGAGAACACCCTGCTGAAGGTGAACACCATGAACGCCAACAGCTGTGAACTCCCCGACGACTTCAACGAAATCCTCAGCAATGACATCTTTTCCTACGTGGAGGAtcacctcctccaggtgagtGGTCTTCAAAGACCTGGCGAGCTCCCCTCTCCAGGGGACCTTGGTAACCCTCTCCTGGAGCCCCTAACCTGCCTCCCTATCCTGGATCTGCAGCCCCCACTGCTACCTGGGAACCAGAACTTCAACTGGACCATGGAGCCACAGAGCCAGTTCCTGGGGAACAGAGGGCCTGGTCCTATTGGGGGCACGATGAAGCTGACGCACATAGGTCCCCATGTGGGCTCTGGAGCTCTGAACGGCCCCCTTCAGCCGACAGCCACAAACAGCACTTTCTCCCTGTCACTGGGAGGAGTTGACCCTCGGCTCAACACTCCTAACAGCTTGGGGCTGAAGACCCAAGCAGGGTTCAACCCTGCCCTGGAGGGGTCATGTTCCCGGATCCAAAACACACTTATGCAGAGCCTCCAGGCCTCCCAGGTTCAGTCCAGCTCTCCGTGGCTGAACGGTCTCGGTTCTGGTTCTCTGAGGCAGATGCAGCCAGGCTCTCAAACCACTGGTAGGCAGCTCCACCCGAGCGCAGTGACTGTTCCAATTCAGAACTTTGTGCAGCAGGGAGTACCTACTCAAGCAATGGGCTTTCAGAACTCTGGGAAGCAATCAAACCACCTTGGCCCCTGTCAGGAAAACCAGTGGATGCCATCTATCTCCAAATCAGCCATGTTGGAAACGTATGGCCAGAGTATTTCAAGTCAGCAGGATATCATTGTCGATCCTTTATCCAGAGCTAACTGCTTACAAGAAAACGTTTCCCTTCAGACCCAGAACAGCTTGAATCAAAGACATCCTTGGCAGCAACAGCGAGAACAACAACGACAGCTGCAGCAGCCACAGCAGCTGCCCATATCGTTACAAAACGGACACAAAGCCATGGACGGACGTTTTAACAAGGTGCCTGAATTCCAAAGAGACTCTCTTCCGGGACAGGTTCCCCAGAACTCTCAGCACTACCAGGCCATGTACCAGGCTCAAATGCACCCCAGTGTGGCTTTCACTCCTCTTGAAGATTTAGGGACCCAGTCTATGGTTCCTTCCAACAGCTGTATGTTCCAGAGCCAGCCCCCAGTCCCTGTCAACAAAGTGCACGGAAGCATCACAGGCCTGGGCTCCTTGGGCCCTTCCTGTCAGAGGATGAAGGCCCCCGAAAGCCAGAGCTCCTCTCAGGCATCCTGTTACTTCCAGAGGAACCCCAACCCTGGTGGTCCTGCAGCGGAAACGTCCGCCGGCCCTCAGGAAGACACCGCCATCAACCCCCTGTCCTGTCAGCTGACACCAGGTCTCCCCACCGACAGCCTGCTGTCTCAGCAGCACTACCTCAACTGCATCccgcacacacag ATCAAGAGTAGTCCAAAGGAGGAAAATGGGTTGTTTCCCCTTCCAACTTTGCCAAGTCAAACTACATATTTCTCAGAGAACAGTCAAACAAACTGCGGTGACTTCTAG
- the ahr2 gene encoding aryl hydrocarbon receptor 2 isoform X3 yields MKKNSSMWGGNRLTNLATTATSLDGVNFSEGDLLLQALNGFILVVTAEGYVFYSSPTIQDYLGFHQSDVVHQSVFELIHTDDRAIFRRELHFALNPNQFEGEQGSEVATQDNSSEITSNIVSYNPDQLPPENSSFLERSFVCRFRCLLDNSSGFLALNFHGRLKYLQGQTKVSEDGTISHPQLALFVIATPLQPPSILEIRAKTLLFQTKHKLDFSPLGIDTRGKVVLGYSEIELCMRGSGYQFIHAADMMYCADNHVKMIKTGESGLTVFRLLTKGGTWVWVQANARLVYKNGRPDFIVARQRALTNEEGEEHLHVRRLQLPFNFATGEGVLYEVGPSLDIADIPTQCKAPKIRKVVEDLSLDPSSLLASLLHQDQSFYRQTSDPNSMSALNDVAFKDSHALTSVPGDTWQHPPAKPSALLKEEATLQDMMETLQQIIGDDSVCSTLDVDPVELKDWENTLLKVNTMNANSCELPDDFNEILSNDIFSYVEDHLLQVSGLQRPGELPSPGDLGNPLLEPLTCLPILDLQPPLLPGNQNFNWTMEPQSQFLGNRGPGPIGGTMKLTHIGPHVGSGALNGPLQPTATNSTFSLSLGGVDPRLNTPNSLGLKTQAGFNPALEGSCSRIQNTLMQSLQASQVQSSSPWLNGLGSGSLRQMQPGSQTTGRQLHPSAVTVPIQNFVQQGVPTQAMGFQNSGKQSNHLGPCQENQWMPSISKSAMLETYGQSISSQQDIIVDPLSRANCLQENVSLQTQNSLNQRHPWQQQREQQRQLQQPQQLPISLQNGHKAMDGRFNKVPEFQRDSLPGQVPQNSQHYQAMYQAQMHPSVAFTPLEDLGTQSMVPSNSCMFQSQPPVPVNKVHGSITGLGSLGPSCQRMKAPESQSSSQASCYFQRNPNPGGPAAETSAGPQEDTAINPLSCQLTPGLPTDSLLSQQHYLNCIPHTQIKSSPKEENGLFPLPTLPSQTTYFSENSQTNCGDF; encoded by the exons ATGAAGAAAAACAGCTCCATGTGGGGAGGGAACAGACTgaccaacctggcaaccacgGCCACCTCCTTGGACGGAGTCAACTTCTCTGAGGGGGATCTCCTGTTGCAG GCCCTGAACGGCTTCATCCTAGTGGTCACGGCAGAGGGCTATGTCTTCTACTCCTCTCCCACCATCCAGGACTACCTCGGCTTCCACCAG TCGGACGTGGTCCACCAGAGTGTGTTTGAGCTGATCCACACGGACGACAGAGCCATATTCAGGAGGGAGCTGCACTTCGCCCTCAACCCCAATCAGTTTGAGGGGGAGCAGGGCTCCGAGG TAGCCACACAGGACAACAGCAGTGAAATCACCAGCAACATTGTGAGCTACAACCCTGACCAGCTTCCTCCTGAGAACTCCTCCTTCCTGGAGAGAAGCTTCGTCTGTCGCTTCCGCTGTCTCCTAGACAACTCCTCGGGATTCCTG GCCCTAAACTTCCATGGGCGTCTGAAGTACCTCCAAGGCCAGACCAAGGTGTCCGAGGACGGGACCATAAGCCACCCCCAGCTGGCCTTGTTTGTCATCGCCACCCcgctccagcccccctccatcCTGGAGATCCGGGCCAAGACTCTGCTCTTCCAGACCAAGCACAAGCTGGACTTCTCACCCTTGGGCATAGACACCAG GGGGAAGGTGGTCTTGGGCTACAGCGAGATCGAGCTGTGCATGCGTGGCTCAGGATACCAGTTCATCCACGCAGCTGACATGATGTACTGTGCAGACAACCATGTGAAAA TGATTAAGACAGGGGAAAGCGGCCTCACCGTGTTCCGGCTGCTGACCAAAGGGGGGACCTGGGTGTGGGTTCAGGCCAACGCCCGGCTGGTCTACAAGAACGGCAGGCCCGACTTCATAGTCGCACGACAGAGAGCTCTGAC aAATGAAGAAGGCGAGGAGCATCTCCATGTGAGACGACTGCAGCTGCCCTTTAACTTTGCCACGGGGGAGGGAGTTCTGTACGAGGTGGGCCCCTCCCTGGACATTGCAGACATCCCCACTCAGTGCAAAGCCCCCAAGATCAGGAAGGTGGTGGAGGACTTGTCCCTGGACCCCAGctctctcctggcctccctcctccaccaggaCCAGTCTTTCTACCGGCAAACCAGCGATCCCAACTCCATGTCTGCCCTCAACGACGTGGCCTTCAAAGACAGCCACGCTCTCACCAGCGTGCCCGGAGATACCTGGCAGCATCCGCCGGCCAAGCCCAGCGCCCTGCTGAAGGAGGAGGCCACCCTCCAGGACATGATGGAGACCCTGCAGCAGATCATCGGGGACGATAGCGTGTGCTCCACCTTGGACGTGGACCCCGTGGAGCTGAAGGACTGGGAGAACACCCTGCTGAAGGTGAACACCATGAACGCCAACAGCTGTGAACTCCCCGACGACTTCAACGAAATCCTCAGCAATGACATCTTTTCCTACGTGGAGGAtcacctcctccaggtgagtGGTCTTCAAAGACCTGGCGAGCTCCCCTCTCCAGGGGACCTTGGTAACCCTCTCCTGGAGCCCCTAACCTGCCTCCCTATCCTGGATCTGCAGCCCCCACTGCTACCTGGGAACCAGAACTTCAACTGGACCATGGAGCCACAGAGCCAGTTCCTGGGGAACAGAGGGCCTGGTCCTATTGGGGGCACGATGAAGCTGACGCACATAGGTCCCCATGTGGGCTCTGGAGCTCTGAACGGCCCCCTTCAGCCGACAGCCACAAACAGCACTTTCTCCCTGTCACTGGGAGGAGTTGACCCTCGGCTCAACACTCCTAACAGCTTGGGGCTGAAGACCCAAGCAGGGTTCAACCCTGCCCTGGAGGGGTCATGTTCCCGGATCCAAAACACACTTATGCAGAGCCTCCAGGCCTCCCAGGTTCAGTCCAGCTCTCCGTGGCTGAACGGTCTCGGTTCTGGTTCTCTGAGGCAGATGCAGCCAGGCTCTCAAACCACTGGTAGGCAGCTCCACCCGAGCGCAGTGACTGTTCCAATTCAGAACTTTGTGCAGCAGGGAGTACCTACTCAAGCAATGGGCTTTCAGAACTCTGGGAAGCAATCAAACCACCTTGGCCCCTGTCAGGAAAACCAGTGGATGCCATCTATCTCCAAATCAGCCATGTTGGAAACGTATGGCCAGAGTATTTCAAGTCAGCAGGATATCATTGTCGATCCTTTATCCAGAGCTAACTGCTTACAAGAAAACGTTTCCCTTCAGACCCAGAACAGCTTGAATCAAAGACATCCTTGGCAGCAACAGCGAGAACAACAACGACAGCTGCAGCAGCCACAGCAGCTGCCCATATCGTTACAAAACGGACACAAAGCCATGGACGGACGTTTTAACAAGGTGCCTGAATTCCAAAGAGACTCTCTTCCGGGACAGGTTCCCCAGAACTCTCAGCACTACCAGGCCATGTACCAGGCTCAAATGCACCCCAGTGTGGCTTTCACTCCTCTTGAAGATTTAGGGACCCAGTCTATGGTTCCTTCCAACAGCTGTATGTTCCAGAGCCAGCCCCCAGTCCCTGTCAACAAAGTGCACGGAAGCATCACAGGCCTGGGCTCCTTGGGCCCTTCCTGTCAGAGGATGAAGGCCCCCGAAAGCCAGAGCTCCTCTCAGGCATCCTGTTACTTCCAGAGGAACCCCAACCCTGGTGGTCCTGCAGCGGAAACGTCCGCCGGCCCTCAGGAAGACACCGCCATCAACCCCCTGTCCTGTCAGCTGACACCAGGTCTCCCCACCGACAGCCTGCTGTCTCAGCAGCACTACCTCAACTGCATCccgcacacacag ATCAAGAGTAGTCCAAAGGAGGAAAATGGGTTGTTTCCCCTTCCAACTTTGCCAAGTCAAACTACATATTTCTCAGAGAACAGTCAAACAAACTGCGGTGACTTCTAG